A DNA window from Brenneria izadpanahii contains the following coding sequences:
- a CDS encoding Bax inhibitor-1/YccA family protein yields MDRYPRSGDSIVERAQTGLQAYMAQVYGWMTCGLLLTAFVSWYAANTPAILNFVFSSQITFFGLIIVQLGLVFVLSGMVQRLSGGVATSLFMLYSALTGLTISSIFIVYSGESIASTFVITAGMFGAMSLYGYTTKRDLSGLGSMLFMALIGIVLASLVNFWLKSEALMWAVTYIGVVVFVGLTAYDTQKLKNLGQQLSVDDRDNFRKYSIVGALTLYLDFINLFLMLLRIFGNRR; encoded by the coding sequence ATGGATAGATATCCACGCTCGGGCGATTCGATTGTCGAACGCGCGCAGACAGGTCTTCAAGCCTATATGGCGCAGGTCTATGGCTGGATGACCTGCGGGTTATTACTTACGGCGTTCGTGTCGTGGTATGCCGCGAACACCCCGGCGATACTCAATTTCGTTTTCTCCAGCCAGATTACTTTCTTCGGCCTGATCATCGTTCAACTGGGGCTGGTGTTTGTTCTTTCCGGCATGGTGCAGCGTTTGAGCGGCGGCGTGGCGACCAGCCTGTTTATGCTCTATTCGGCGCTGACCGGACTGACCATCTCCAGCATTTTCATCGTCTATTCCGGCGAATCGATCGCCAGTACCTTTGTGATTACCGCCGGAATGTTCGGCGCCATGAGCTTGTACGGCTACACCACTAAGCGCGACTTGAGCGGCCTCGGCAGCATGCTGTTCATGGCGCTGATCGGCATCGTGCTGGCTTCGCTGGTAAATTTCTGGCTGAAAAGCGAGGCGCTGATGTGGGCGGTGACCTATATCGGGGTGGTGGTGTTCGTCGGCCTGACGGCGTATGACACCCAGAAATTGAAAAACCTCGGTCAGCAACTGTCGGTCGACGATCGGGATAACTTCCGCAAATATTCGATTGTCGGCGCGCTGACGCTGTATCTGGATTTCATCAACCTGTTCCTGATGCTATTGCGCATTTTCGGCAATCGCCGTTAA
- the moaD gene encoding molybdopterin synthase sulfur carrier subunit, with protein MINVLFFAQVRELTDTESLTLKAEYATVDDLRQALCERGNRWALALESGKLLAAVNQSLVDMQHPLRDGDEVAFFPPVTGG; from the coding sequence ATGATCAACGTGCTGTTTTTTGCTCAGGTACGCGAACTGACCGACACCGAGAGCCTGACGCTGAAAGCGGAATACGCCACGGTGGACGATCTGCGGCAGGCGTTATGCGAACGGGGAAATCGCTGGGCGCTGGCGTTGGAATCCGGAAAGCTGCTGGCGGCGGTTAACCAGTCGCTGGTGGACATGCAACATCCGCTGCGGGATGGCGACGAGGTGGCTTTTTTCCCGCCGGTAACGGGAGGTTGA
- a CDS encoding ABC transporter permease yields MFHRLWTLIVKELQSLLREPQTRAILMLPVIIQVGLFPFAATLDVTNATIAIYSEDNGQASVELTQRIAKAKAFPNVLLLRASQEIRPTLDNQRALLIVRFPPQFSRNIARGESTSLQLILDGRHSNSAQIAAGYVQKIVQDYQLELSADTPKINNSELVVRHWYNPNLDYKWFVVPSLIALITTIGVLIVTALSVAREREQGTLEQLLVSPLSTWQIFVGKAVPALIVATFQATIVLLAGIFAYQIPFAGSLLLFYPTILIYGLSLVGFGLFISSLCSTQQQAFIGVFVFLMPAILLSGYVSPVENMPQWLQNATWINPIRHFTEITKQIYLKDADFSIIWQSLWPLLIIIVITGSAAYAIFRRKVA; encoded by the coding sequence ATGTTTCATCGCCTATGGACACTTATCGTCAAGGAGCTCCAGTCTCTGCTGCGCGAACCGCAAACGCGCGCCATTCTGATGCTGCCGGTGATTATTCAGGTCGGCCTGTTTCCTTTCGCCGCCACGCTGGACGTGACCAACGCCACGATTGCTATTTACAGTGAAGACAACGGCCAGGCTTCCGTTGAACTGACCCAACGCATCGCCAAAGCCAAAGCCTTCCCCAATGTGCTGTTGTTGCGCGCATCGCAGGAGATACGCCCCACGCTGGACAACCAGCGGGCATTGTTGATCGTCCGTTTTCCGCCGCAGTTTTCCCGCAATATAGCCCGCGGCGAGAGTACGTCGCTTCAGCTTATTCTGGACGGACGACACTCCAACAGCGCCCAGATCGCCGCCGGATACGTGCAGAAGATCGTTCAGGATTATCAGTTGGAACTATCGGCCGACACCCCGAAAATCAATAACAGCGAGTTGGTGGTCCGCCACTGGTATAACCCGAATCTGGATTACAAATGGTTTGTGGTGCCTTCGCTGATTGCCTTGATCACCACCATCGGCGTGCTGATCGTCACCGCGCTTTCGGTCGCCCGCGAACGGGAACAAGGAACGCTGGAACAGCTATTGGTGTCGCCGCTGTCGACCTGGCAGATATTTGTCGGCAAAGCGGTGCCGGCCCTTATCGTCGCCACCTTCCAGGCCACCATTGTGCTGCTGGCCGGGATATTCGCCTACCAGATCCCCTTTGCCGGTTCGCTGCTGCTGTTCTACCCCACCATCCTGATTTACGGCCTGTCGCTGGTTGGATTCGGGCTGTTTATCTCTTCGCTCTGCTCCACCCAGCAGCAGGCGTTTATCGGCGTGTTCGTGTTTCTGATGCCGGCGATCCTGTTGTCCGGCTATGTCTCCCCGGTGGAGAATATGCCGCAGTGGTTACAAAACGCCACCTGGATTAACCCTATCCGCCATTTCACGGAAATCACCAAGCAGATCTACCTGAAAGACGCGGATTTCTCGATTATCTGGCAAAGTCTATGGCCGTTGCTGATCATTATCGTCATCACCGGTTCCGCCGCCTATGCGATTTTCCGAAGAAAGGTTGCGTGA
- the moaC gene encoding cyclic pyranopterin monophosphate synthase MoaC: protein MSQLSHINAAGEASMVDVSAKADTVREARAEAFVEMAPQTLSMIIDGSHHKGDVFATARIAGIQAAKRTWELIPLCHPLLLSKVAVELEAQPEHSRVRIESLCRLTGKTGVEMEALTAASVAALTIYDMCKAVQKDMVIGPVRLLAKSGGKSGDFKAETS, encoded by the coding sequence ATGTCGCAACTGTCGCATATTAACGCCGCCGGCGAGGCTTCGATGGTGGATGTGTCCGCCAAAGCCGATACCGTGCGCGAAGCCAGGGCGGAAGCCTTTGTTGAAATGGCCCCGCAGACGCTGTCGATGATTATCGACGGCAGCCATCACAAAGGGGATGTATTCGCCACCGCGCGTATCGCCGGCATCCAGGCGGCAAAACGCACTTGGGAACTGATCCCGCTCTGTCATCCGCTGTTGCTGAGCAAAGTGGCGGTTGAACTTGAGGCCCAGCCCGAACATAGCCGGGTGCGCATTGAATCGCTGTGCCGTTTGACCGGTAAAACCGGCGTTGAGATGGAAGCGCTGACGGCGGCGTCGGTCGCGGCGTTGACGATTTACGACATGTGTAAGGCCGTGCAGAAGGATATGGTGATTGGCCCGGTGCGTCTGTTGGCGAAAAGCGGCGGCAAATCAGGCGATTTCAAAGCGGAGACATCATGA
- the moaE gene encoding molybdopterin synthase catalytic subunit MoaE, giving the protein MVETRIRVSADNFNVGDEYQWLSQCDEDGAVVTFTGKVRNHNLDRSVSALTLEHYPGMTEKALAEIIELARGRWTLPRVSVIHRIGELYPGDDIVFVGVSAAHRSAAFEAAQFIMDYLKTRAPFWKREATPDGERWVESRDSDRQAARRW; this is encoded by the coding sequence ATGGTTGAGACGCGCATTCGCGTAAGCGCAGACAATTTTAACGTCGGCGATGAATATCAGTGGCTGTCCCAGTGCGATGAGGACGGCGCGGTAGTGACCTTTACCGGTAAGGTGCGCAATCATAATCTGGACCGGAGCGTCAGCGCGCTGACGCTGGAGCATTATCCCGGCATGACGGAAAAAGCGCTGGCTGAAATCATCGAACTGGCCCGCGGGCGCTGGACGTTGCCGCGCGTTAGCGTTATTCACCGGATCGGCGAGCTCTATCCGGGCGACGACATTGTGTTCGTCGGCGTCAGCGCCGCCCACCGCAGCGCGGCCTTTGAGGCGGCGCAGTTCATTATGGACTATCTCAAAACACGGGCGCCGTTCTGGAAACGCGAGGCCACGCCGGACGGGGAGCGCTGGGTCGAGTCCCGCGACAGCGACCGGCAGGCGGCCCGGCGCTGGTAG
- a CDS encoding ABC transporter permease produces MDNQQDSTHFSLRRLRALCLKETRQILRDPSSGLIAFVIPLLLLFIFGYGINLDSSRLRVGILVEQQSEDALELAATFAASPFIAPTISDNRQQLIQMMQAGRIRGLIVIPVNFAEQMARSSVDAPIQVVTDGSEPNTANFVQAYAQGIWLLWQQQRASDRGESFEQLIEVQQRYWFNPAAISQHFIVPGAITIIMTVIGAILTSLVIAREWERGTMEALLSTQVTRTELLLAKLIPYYVLGMIAMVLCIVVARFVMQVPYRGSLLALFGISSLFLASTLGMGLLISTLTKNQFNAAMMALNVGFLPAVMLSGFIFEIDSMPVLVRAVSYLIPARYFVSTLQTLFLAGNISSVLLINLLFLIASAVVFIGLTAWKTQRRLD; encoded by the coding sequence ATGGATAATCAGCAAGACAGCACCCATTTTTCCTTGCGTCGCCTGCGCGCGCTGTGCCTGAAGGAAACCCGGCAAATCCTGCGCGACCCCAGCAGCGGCTTGATCGCCTTCGTCATCCCGTTATTGCTGCTATTTATCTTCGGCTACGGCATCAATCTCGATTCCAGCCGGCTTCGTGTCGGTATTCTGGTGGAGCAGCAAAGCGAAGACGCTCTGGAGCTGGCCGCCACTTTCGCCGCGTCGCCGTTTATCGCCCCGACGATTAGCGATAACCGACAGCAGCTTATTCAGATGATGCAGGCCGGACGGATCCGCGGGCTGATCGTCATCCCGGTCAATTTCGCCGAACAGATGGCGCGATCCTCTGTAGATGCCCCCATTCAGGTGGTTACCGACGGCTCCGAACCCAACACCGCCAACTTTGTTCAGGCCTATGCCCAAGGGATATGGCTGCTCTGGCAGCAACAACGGGCCAGCGACAGAGGCGAATCGTTTGAACAATTGATCGAGGTGCAGCAGCGTTACTGGTTCAACCCGGCGGCCATCAGCCAGCATTTTATCGTGCCCGGCGCCATCACCATTATTATGACCGTAATCGGCGCCATTCTAACGTCGCTGGTTATCGCCCGCGAATGGGAACGCGGCACCATGGAAGCGCTGTTATCCACCCAGGTGACCCGCACTGAACTGCTGCTGGCGAAACTGATCCCCTACTACGTTCTTGGCATGATCGCGATGGTGCTGTGTATCGTGGTCGCCCGCTTCGTCATGCAGGTGCCTTACCGCGGATCGCTGTTGGCGCTGTTCGGCATCAGCAGCCTGTTCCTCGCCAGTACGCTGGGAATGGGATTATTGATTTCCACCCTGACGAAAAATCAGTTTAATGCGGCAATGATGGCGCTGAACGTCGGCTTTCTACCCGCCGTGATGCTGTCCGGATTTATTTTTGAAATTGACAGTATGCCGGTGCTGGTGCGCGCCGTCTCGTACCTGATCCCCGCCCGTTACTTTGTCAGCACGCTGCAAACGCTGTTTCTGGCGGGCAACATCAGCAGCGTGCTGTTAATTAATCTGCTGTTTCTTATCGCCTCCGCCGTGGTATTCATCGGTCTCACGGCCTGGAAAACCCAACGCCGACTGGACTAG